The uncultured Desulfuromonas sp. genome has a segment encoding these proteins:
- the thiL gene encoding thiamine-phosphate kinase: MTKTTPLTSLAQAGEFGLIERIKRQAKQNDSVILGIGDDCSATHLAEGKVLLTSKDLLIEEVHFRRCWTDMYSLGRKSAAVNLSDIAAMGGTPHHLYLGVGLPADLSLAEVDNFSRGFLDEVDQAGASLCGGDTCRSSDKLIISVTVQGSVSATEMLSRKAAQEGEALFVSGTLGDSALALALLQRNENPSDFLSQRHHRPTPRLALGQALARQGLATSMIDISDGLLSDLGHILKQSGLGAHIDQQQIPLSSDARQHLQNHPEDEDLILQGGEDYELLFSAPSRCGDDIDALSHRLNLPITRIGTLLNAEQGLTLVQLNGQEHRVEARGFNHFRS, from the coding sequence ATGACAAAAACGACCCCTTTGACATCTTTGGCTCAGGCCGGTGAATTCGGCCTCATCGAGCGGATCAAACGCCAGGCCAAGCAAAACGACAGTGTGATTCTCGGTATCGGTGACGACTGCTCGGCCACGCATCTTGCTGAAGGAAAAGTGTTGCTGACCAGCAAGGATTTACTGATTGAAGAGGTTCATTTTCGTCGCTGCTGGACGGACATGTACAGCCTGGGCCGCAAAAGCGCGGCGGTCAATCTGAGCGATATTGCCGCCATGGGAGGGACCCCGCACCATCTCTATCTGGGTGTCGGACTTCCCGCGGATCTGAGTCTGGCTGAAGTGGACAATTTCAGTCGCGGCTTTCTCGATGAGGTTGACCAAGCCGGAGCAAGCTTGTGTGGCGGCGATACCTGCCGCAGCTCCGATAAGCTGATTATCTCCGTGACCGTGCAGGGCAGTGTCAGCGCGACGGAAATGCTCAGCCGCAAAGCCGCCCAGGAAGGTGAAGCCCTCTTCGTCTCAGGAACCCTTGGCGACAGCGCCCTGGCTCTGGCTCTGCTGCAACGGAATGAAAATCCCAGCGATTTCCTCAGCCAGCGGCATCACCGCCCCACTCCGCGTCTTGCCCTGGGCCAGGCACTGGCCCGGCAAGGCTTGGCCACCAGCATGATCGACATCTCCGACGGGCTGCTGTCTGACCTTGGTCACATCCTCAAACAATCAGGACTCGGGGCCCATATTGATCAGCAGCAGATTCCCCTGTCGAGCGATGCACGTCAACACCTACAGAACCACCCGGAAGATGAGGACCTTATTCTCCAGGGCGGGGAAGATTACGAGTTGCTTTTTTCCGCACCGTCACGCTGTGGCGATGATATCGACGCCTTAAGCCATCGCCTGAACCTGCCGATAACCCGCATCGGGACCTTGCTGAACGCCGAGCAAGGTCTGACTCTTGTTCAACTCAACGGCCAGGAACACCGGGTTGAAGCACGCGGCTTCAACCATTTCCGTTCATGA
- a CDS encoding outer membrane lipoprotein carrier protein LolA has translation MRTFLLFIMLTLFCAPAFAAEISADQLLDRLQQRFANPQHPQAIHDFNAEFYQKAYIASLGRTRTGRGTITMRFDNQDQAASKTLLRWIYEVPSNQQIYSDGTTLWVYLPENNQVMISQLDDSLDQSNDPMLFLRNLGRLEQYFSAELLSSPDETSGNYRLELTPKKPSAYIQTLILTLPKWIADAQPPLALPLLRAAIVDQTDNQTEIEFRHVTLNQAPKTDQFVFKLPEQVEIIKASDLKLNLK, from the coding sequence ATGCGTACTTTTTTGCTCTTTATCATGCTGACTCTGTTCTGCGCGCCGGCTTTCGCCGCAGAGATCAGTGCCGATCAGTTACTTGACCGCCTGCAACAACGCTTTGCAAACCCGCAACATCCGCAGGCGATTCACGATTTTAACGCGGAATTTTATCAGAAAGCCTATATCGCCAGCCTCGGCCGAACCCGGACCGGACGCGGCACCATCACCATGCGTTTTGACAATCAGGATCAGGCCGCATCAAAAACCCTGCTTCGCTGGATTTATGAGGTACCGAGCAACCAGCAGATCTACTCTGACGGCACCACCTTATGGGTGTATCTGCCGGAGAACAATCAAGTGATGATTTCGCAGCTTGATGATTCACTGGACCAGAGTAATGACCCGATGCTGTTTTTACGCAACCTTGGTCGCTTGGAGCAGTATTTCTCTGCTGAATTACTCAGCAGCCCCGATGAGACTTCCGGCAATTACCGCCTCGAGCTGACCCCGAAAAAGCCCTCCGCCTATATCCAGACGCTCATTCTGACCTTACCGAAATGGATTGCCGACGCCCAGCCGCCGCTGGCACTGCCGTTGTTACGAGCCGCGATTGTCGACCAGACCGACAACCAGACGGAAATCGAATTTCGCCATGTCACGCTTAATCAGGCACCGAAAACCGACCAGTTTGTCTTCAAACTGCCTGAACAGGTTGAAATTATCAAAGCGTCTGATTTAAAGTTGAACCTCAAATAA
- a CDS encoding YajQ family cyclic di-GMP-binding protein, with product MPSFDIVSKIDLQEVDNAVNQTRKEVSQRYDFKGTHNEIELTKDAITILAADDYKLDAIIDILKGKLTRRNVSAKCLDLGKKENASAGAVRQPINLIQGISKEKAKELVKMIKDTKLKVQPQIMEDEVRVAGKKIDDLQEVMQLLKSKDLDIELQFVNMRS from the coding sequence ATGCCCAGCTTTGATATTGTTTCCAAAATTGATCTTCAGGAAGTGGATAACGCCGTTAACCAGACCCGCAAAGAGGTGAGCCAGCGTTATGACTTTAAGGGAACCCATAACGAGATTGAACTGACCAAGGATGCGATTACCATTCTGGCCGCGGACGATTACAAACTCGACGCGATTATCGACATTCTCAAGGGCAAGCTGACCCGGCGCAATGTCTCGGCCAAGTGTCTCGACCTCGGCAAAAAAGAAAATGCCTCGGCCGGTGCCGTGCGTCAGCCCATCAACCTGATCCAGGGCATTTCCAAAGAAAAGGCCAAAGAACTGGTTAAAATGATCAAGGACACCAAGCTCAAAGTGCAACCCCAGATCATGGAAGATGAGGTGCGCGTCGCCGGAAAAAAAATTGACGACCTCCAGGAAGTGATGCAGTTGCTCAAATCGAAAGATCTCGATATTGAGCTGCAGTTCGTCAATATGCGTTCCTGA